CCTACCATTCAAATGATTGAGTTCATATATATTAGCGGATTTGTTAAGATACAAACCAATCTATGGCGATCTGATAGCCGATCTCTTCCGAAGGCCAGTAATCGTCAGTATTCTCGCGTTCGGAGATCCGGTGATCGAGACGAATTTTAGTTGATGAAACTCGCTCAGTAGTAATCTCGAAGACAGTTGCAGCGTTGGTCCCGTCCACCGGACTTGGGGAGGGATCGATGAGCGCTGCAACTGGAGAGGTCTCACGATTGACCGCACGTCCGAAGATCGGGTATGTCTTCCCGATCTTCGGATAGTAGGCTTCGAATGCGACGATTTCCCACGCAGAACGTCCCGAATTGACGTGGGCAGCGATGGTGTACTGCGCTGGTGACGGTTGGCACCCACCGTATTTTTCAAGAAGAGCAGCGGTCTGTTTGTACTTCTCTAGCTGTTGGACCGCTTCGATGGTTTGTTCGGCGTCAGATGCTGTCAGCTGAGTAATCTCAATATCTGTTATGGATTCTGTATCCGTCGTCTCATCTGCTGCCCCCAGAACGTGAACGGCAAACTCGCGGATGCAACCGCTTTCGATAAGTGCGTGTGATCTCCCGCGACCAGTTTCGTAGTGAGACGATCTGGTAGACGTAGCCGACGATCGTTCACTCTCTTCATCACTGTTTTCGGGAAGTGTTACCATTACCGACCTCTATTAGCGAAACCCCCATTATCTCATTGGCTGTACCTACTTACCAAACAGTACGGGTTCTATGCAGAGGTTGATATGAACCTCGATCGCTGATCGATTTGATCAGGATGTGATTAATATAATCGATGAATGAGCGATAATTGTTAGTTGAATGACGAACGCGTCGTATTACGATAGAATGATTCTGATATTGATAAAGATAACGGCTATTCTGTGGCTGGGTGTTCGTTCATAGCCAATCGACAAAGCTCCCTTCGATGAGCGTCTCTTCTTGCCGTTCGATGTAATCAGTTTGCATTCCCCAGACAGCCTCAACAAATGGTGTTCCGGAGTCGACGGCGTCCAGAACCCGGTCGTGTTTCCATTTAGCAGGCGTCATTCGTCGCTCAAAGCGCTCCTGGAGCGGCGCGACGTAGCGATTGATCTCTGTCCGATTCAATCCTCGAAGCGAAAGACCATCGCGGGCATAATCGAACAGTTCGTCGTACATGATGTCGATGTTCGTCGTCTCGGCACCGTCGGCGGTGATCCACTGGAACGAACCATCGAGGCCTTCGTGTGCAGCCTCGTAGAAATTCATCTCCGCGGCGTCCCATTCGAGACTGCTGACAGGGTGTTCGCGTTTTGTAAGACTTTCAAGTAGCCCTGCGTACGTCGCTTGCAGACAGATCACGTCTCGAACGGTCGGCTGACCGGGGAGCGGACGAAACTCAATGCGTGCGTTCGCGTGTGACTTCGTTGGGCCGTCGAAGACCGGCCGGACCCACCGCCAGTAGGTGCCGTGTTTGTGCCGGAAGTGTGCAAAATTATCGTCAAATCGGTCAGACGTGTCGAGCAACATAGGAACGACCGTCCGATCATTTGCGATCTGATCGATCGCATCTTCGACCGAAGCGATATCCTCTGGGAAGCACACTTTCGGTTGCTCCGGTGGATTGAGGATCGATTCGAAAATCGGGATGCGGTTTTCCATCCAGCCGTCTTCGAGAATCGTCTCTACGTCTACGTCATCGTTGTACAGTTCCGGTGGGAAAAACGGCGAATTCACACCAAGTGCGAGCAGCGGACCGGCGATCCTGAGCGCGTACTGGAAGTACGCTGGGAGGTCGGGAGCGTGCGAAACCTGATAGTGTGGTTGAATGGACGTGATCAGACTCTCGGCCATCACGGTATCAGCAGTGAGACTGACGTACGGTGCATTGAGCGATAGCTCCGCACCGAAATCAACGTTCGCCATTGCGTGATAGCGCTCGGAACCGCTCATGTTCGTTGCAATCCGAATATCGTTGTCGACGACGCTTCCGGTGAGGTACTTGCTCGCGCTCTCACCAACAGGGGGCACCGTCCACATTCCGTCGCTTACGAGGCGGATATCCGAGGACTGCGTCTCCCTCAGCGCAGCATCGAGCCGGGCCTGCACCTCTGCCTCTTGGGCCGCCAGTCCGTACTTCGAGAGCGGTTGTGGCGTGGTCTGCATCTCCGCGTTGTGCAGTCCAAGCTCCTTCTCGAAGCCGATGAATTCGAGCAACCGGCGCGGAACACGCATCAGGGCGTCGGTTTCACCATCGACACCGTAGAACTCGTATTCGAGACCGACAATCCCCTGTGGATTATCGAACGTACCCTCTCGTATCTCATTTTTCAGCCAGTCGACCTCGCTCTCAACGCGATCAGCAAATTCATCATGGTCGACCGACAGAAGGTCGGCGACGCGATCTGCGAGATCCGATGCGGACATACTTCCACAATGTCACCAGGGTTTTTCAACTGTGCGGTCATGGTAGTGTTCACTTCAGATGACGTAAACTGTCGAATGAGTCGTCGAAACCCCATACGAATGAGTTGTAGAGATCTAGTACGTCACTGCCCTTGCTCTCGGTTGATCCTCTGGAGTCGTTCGATGCGTGTTGCTGTTTCCGGATGCGTCGCAAATACGTCCGTCAGTAGCTGTCCGAACAACGGAAACGTGCCAACTGAGTCGTTTTGGCTCGATTCAACGATCGCAAATGCCGCTATCTCGACCTTCCGAAAATCGGTCGTTGGTCGCTTCGCTATGTCTTCATCGATACGTTGGAGGGCACTTACAAGAGATGCTGGGTTGCCAGTGATGGAGACGGCACCGCTGTCGGCAGCAAACTCTCGAGTTCTGGATAACGACGCCCACAGCACGTGTCCACAGAACCAGATCGGTGGAACGAGTAATAATCCAAACGTCATGAGAGCGTCTGCATAACTCGCTCGACTCGGCTGTGCGTATTTGATCCCCTCTGTGTGTCCTGTGAGGAGAGTGATCACGCGGTCGGCTGCGCCGATTGGAAGTGTGGCCAGCGTCATCACCGCCGTATCACGATTCTTGATATGCGCGAGTTCGTGTGCGACAACCGCCTCAAGTTCGCCCTGCTCAAGCGCTGCGACCATCCCCTCACTCACGATTAATCGGGCGCTCCGAGGTCTGAATCCGGTCGTCAATGAAAGCGGGGTGTCTGTTGGTGCGATGTAGACACGCGGAACTGGCGTATCAACTTGCTGAGAGAGTGATCGAACGAGTGACAGTAGTTGTGGGTACTCCTCTTCTTCAATACGAGTCGCACCGGTTGCAGCAACCAGATGTTCAGGTGCGTCTCGTTCTTCCCAGATAACGAACCCAAGCATACTGACCATCGATCCACCTAGAACTGTGAGAAGCAACTCTGCAGACGGAACTTGAGCAACTGTGATCAAGTAAACATAAAAGAAAATGAAGGTAAGTACGACTCCGCTCACGAACACCGTCGCAAGTATCGTGAGAAAGAGGAGGGGAAGCATTACGAGAATTTGAATGTATAATCGATAGCTCGGGAACCGAGTCATGTCCAGACGTGTTTTTGTATAGTCAAAAAGATATTGAATACATTTACGTACTTTTTGTCGCGTCGATCGACTCCTATTTTCTCACAGAGCAGTGACCGTGAGAGAAGAACGCAGTACTCAGAAATTGATGTCTTTGCGTCGGGTATCGAACAGCACGAAGCCGGCTCCCACGGCACCGACGGTCAGACCGAGGAGAATGATCATCCACGCGCTCGGTGGTATCTGTTGGGTGGCTTGGTAGATTGGTGCGCCGATAATTCCACCGTATATGACGAGCAGTCCACCAAGCGCTGCGAGTCCGAGTCCAGCGAGGCTTAGTAGTGAGGACGTGTGCTCGAACAATCCCAGTGACACTCTCGAGAGTGTCCCGCTTCCGCCGGCATCGACCTCGGTGGTCGCCTCGAACGGGACTTTTTCGAGTCGTGCATTTCCACAGCGGCTACACGGCGGTGAGTTCCGCATATGCTGCTTCCCGCAGTTGGCGCATTCCCAGACAAAGTCATCCACGAGCTCTTCTGGTTCTGATGACGATCTGAGGCGGACATCGTTGTCGACTGGGTCGGGATCAGCTTCAGCGTCGTGAAGTCGATCGAACGACGTCTCGCCGCACTGCGGACACGGTTCGTATGGTGATTCAACTAGCTCGCTACACTCCGTACACTCCCACTCCAGCCGAACCACTCCCTGCTCGAAGTCCATTCCACCACACGCGCGACATGGAGGATTGTTCCGAGGATGAGACGTCCCGCAGTTCGTACACCGCCAATCCATTGACTGGGTTACGTAATCGTGCCATTTAGCGACTGTGGTGCTGGGCTTTCGCTTCTCTCGATAGTGCAATCACGCGCTGGGGTTGGGTTCGGAAATCCAAGCTGTCGTTTCATCCCGCCGAACGCAGCGAACGCGCGTGCATAGCTCTCCGTCATACATAGCGGCCATTCTTTCCGAGATACCAACCTCTGTTGAGTGATACCACCAATCATATACTCTATGAGCGATGCTAGATCTCCAGCTGACACCGAGGAACACCACCACGATCAGACAGAGGGACCGGGCTATTCGACACCGCAAGCCGCTATTGAAGAGTCAGATCCCGAGGAACTCGCGTATGTGATGAGCTTGTATGTCGGCACAGACGTCGATGCGCCTGACTTTCTCTCGGTCATCGACGTTGACCCCGATTCGGAAACGTATTCGGAGGTCATCAATCGCGTCGAAATGCCCAACCGGGGCGATGAACTCCACCACTTCGGATGGAACGCTTGTTCCTCCTCGTGTCACGTCGGCGGATTAGAGCGACGACATCTCATCATTCCCGGTCAGCGCTCTTCGCGCATCCATGTCGTCGATACGAAAGACCGCCGTGAACCCAAACTTGAGACGGTTATCGAACCAGAGGACGTTTTCGAGCACGACCTCTCGGCCCCGCACACTGTCCACTGTATTCCCGATGGCGAAATCCTCATCAGCATGCTCGGTGACGCGGACGGCGAACTCCCTGGTGGCTTTCTCGAACTCAACGACAATTTCGAGATCGAAGGACGGTGGGATCCGCCCGGCGAGATCGAGATGAACTACGACTTCTGGTATCAACCGCGCCACAACGTGATGATTTCAACCGAGTGGGCGGCACCGAAGACCTACTATCCAGGCTTCGATCTCGAAGATGTTGAGAACGGAAAGTACGGACGACGACTCCACGTCTGGGATTGGACCGAGGGTGAAGTCGAGCAGACCCTCGATCTCGGTGAGGAGGGGCTCATTCCGCTCGAAGTCCGATTTCTCCACAGTCCCGAGGCTACACACGGATACGTCGGTGCGGCACTTTCATCGAACATTTTCCACTTCTTCGAGGAAGGCGGCGACTGGCACGCCGAGAAGGTCATCGATATCGAAGCTCGCGAACACGATGACTGGGAGATGCCTGTGCCCGGTCTCGTGACGGACCTTCTCGTCTCGATGGATGATCGCTACCTGTTCTTCTCAAACTGGCTCCACGGAGACGTCCGAATGTACGATATCAGTGACCCTGCCAATCCACGGATGGCAGACCGCATCTGGGCAGGTGGCCATTTCGGCGACTCACATCCTACCGGAGCGGACGACCGAGAGGTCATTTGTGGTCCGCAGATGCTGCAACTGTCGCTCGACGGTGAACGTCTCTATTGGACGACGTCTCTATTCTCCTCGTGGGACAACCAGTTCTATCCGGCGGAAGCCGAGAAAGGATCGGTGATGCTCAAAGCCGACGTCGACCCTCGAAACGGAACCATGGAGTTGGATGAGGACTTCCTCGTTGATTTCGGCGATTCACCGCACGGTCCGGCCCGTGCACACGAAATCCGCTGGCCCGACGGTGACTGTACGAGCGACGTTTGGCAGTGAGTGACTAATGCCTGATCACGAGGTCATTCTCGAATGGCAGGACGGGAGAACCGAGCGCATTCGAGTCGATGAAGCGGAGACCATTCTGAATGCAACCAGAAATGCGGATCTCGGACTGCCCTTTGGCTGTCTCACTGGAGCTTGTGCAACGTGTACTGGCCGACTCACCGAGGGGACCCTCACCTACCGACGACCACCGCGGGCACTCAAAGAACAACAACAGCAATCTGGACACGTCCTCCTCTGTATTGCCGAGCCTCGTTCGGACTGTCACATTGAGGTCGGGGCACGGATTCAGACAGAAATGATGTCAAATCCGTGGAAGTGAGCACTGGATAGCGACGTGAGGATCGTCTCATACGTTCTAGCAATGGACTTTATTCTCTGGCTGAACATCTATGCGCTCGCTGTGCGTGTGACTGTAGACGAACAGCCGATAACGCGAAGAAAAATCAGTAGTGAGAAAGAACGTAGAGGGTAAAAGTAGTCCCACCAGGATTCGAACCTGGGTTTTGGCCCCCAGAAGGCCAAAGGATTGGCCACTACCCCATGGGACTTCGGACAAACGTATTCCGTACACGCATATGAGTGTTGCGAAGACGCTCTTTAGAGACCGAACTAGCAGTCAGTGGACCGCCAGCTATATGCGCCGAACGATGACATTGACGAGTATGTACATCGGACGGTTCATCGTTGTTGCTCCCGGTATTGGCGCATATCGCGTTTCTTCTCGATCATTTCCGAACCGGCAGATCACCGATCGAAGCGGGACACTAACCGTCGGTCCGACAGCTGATGCTCCAGAGACAGATAATCCATACGTCTCCTACAACTGTCTTCGAAGCGTCGAGGACAGCGCTGTCATCGGAAACGGATCGCATGTCGACCCGATCGCGGAGAAACTCAAACTCGGTTATCCTGCTCGTGATGCGCTCGCCGAGGCGCTTCTCGCGCTCGATTACGAGAAGGACGACTACGACACACCACGCATCGCTGGCGTTGTTGGTTCTGAGACGTATATCGGAACGGTCCGCAACGACGCGCTCCTCGTCCGCTCGGTCTCCGAGCCGACGATCGTCGCAACGTACGAACGAGACAGCCCGGACGCATTCGCTCTCGATGCAGAAACAGCAGAAGAGGCTGCTCGAACGGTGTACGACCTCGAATTTGAACATCCTGTGTGTGCTGTAGGCGTCACCACTGGAACGGAGATCGAGACGGCCATCGTAAACAGCGACTGAATCCAAACAGCACGCAGGGCGTGCCTGTGTAGCCGTTACATAATTAGTCCAAACCGGGCTGAGGTGACTGAATAACGGAGCTGCTGCCAGCCTCACCGAACCACTATTCTGCGTTTAGAAAAAGGGGGGAATGGATGTGTGAGAGAACGAGATAGACTGGGGAGCGTGCTGACGACCAATATGGAAAGTGGAATGACCGACGGGTCCTGACGGGTCAATGGAACCATCGCACGGTTGCACGCGCCAATTAATCGATCTGACCGCAGGCATATGAACCTCGCTAAGACTTCTATTAACGTCTATTGTTGGGTATCGAGTACCTATTCGAGAATTCGTGTGGTCCGACCGCGCAGGCTCATCACTTGTAGAGTGAGTGGTGACTGGCGTACTCAGCCGAATTTTCCAGTAATGTAGTCTTCGACGCGTTGATGCTCGGGATTTTCGAAGATTTTCTGTGTATCATCGAATTCGACGAGTTCACCACCCGTGAGGAAGACGGCGGTCTTATCGGAAATACGGGCGGCCTGCTGCATGTTGTGTGTGACGATGACGACTGTATACTCCGTTGCGAGTTCTTCGATGAGATCCTCGATCTGTGATGTTGCAACAGGATCGAGCGCGCTCGCGGGCTCGTCCATCAGGAGGATCTCGGGATCAGGAGCGATAGCGCGTGCGATGCACAGACGTTGCTGTTGCCCGCCAGAGAGCTCGAGTCCGCTTTCGTCCAACCGGTCGGAGACCTCATCCCACAGTGCTGCTCTTCGGAGCGCGCTCTCGACGATGTCGTCGTAGTCGCCCGAAATCCCTTGAATTTTGAGACCAAACGCAACGTTGTCGTAGATGCTTTTCGGGAACGGGTTGGGCTTTTGAAAGACGATTCCGACCCGCCGACGGAGTGCAACCGGATCGACGTCGGGATCGTAGACGTTCTTCCCGGCGAGAGTGAGCTCTCCTTCGACCTGAGCGGCATCGATAAGATCGTTCATCCGGTTAATACAACGGAGGAACGTCGACTTGCCACACCCCGATGGACCGATCATCGCTGTGACACTGTTTTCGGGAACGCGCATCGAAATATCGTGAAGCGCCTGCACGTCATCGTACCAGACGTTAACATTGCGCGCCTCAATGACCGCTTTCCTGTCCGATTTGGGGCCTGTTCTCGTGGGTCCGACCGCATCCGTTTCGATCCGTGGATTTGCCCTGTCGTTCGGGCGTTCATTCGACGCGTCTGCCCCCGCCGATTCATCACTCGTCATTCTCTCGTTTTCTTGAGCCATTGTTGTATTGTGTTATGAGTCGCGTTGGTACTTGTTGCGCACGATGATTGCAACCGAGTTGATCACCAGCAGGACGACCAGCATGGTCACGACGCCCGCTGCGAGTACACCGTGGCGAAAGCCCGGTTTGATTTCGAATGCCCAGTTGTAGACCTGCAACGGCATCGCACCCGCCTTATCGAACAGGCTCGTCGGTAATCTGGAGGTGTACGTCGGTGCCAGCACCATAATGAGTGGTGCCGTCTCGCCAACTGCACGTCCGATCGAAAGAATTGTTCCCGTCAGGATTCCCGGTATCGCACGTGGCAACACGACAGTTTTGACC
The nucleotide sequence above comes from Halocatena marina. Encoded proteins:
- a CDS encoding M48 family metalloprotease, translating into MTRFPSYRLYIQILVMLPLLFLTILATVFVSGVVLTFIFFYVYLITVAQVPSAELLLTVLGGSMVSMLGFVIWEERDAPEHLVAATGATRIEEEEYPQLLSLVRSLSQQVDTPVPRVYIAPTDTPLSLTTGFRPRSARLIVSEGMVAALEQGELEAVVAHELAHIKNRDTAVMTLATLPIGAADRVITLLTGHTEGIKYAQPSRASYADALMTFGLLLVPPIWFCGHVLWASLSRTREFAADSGAVSITGNPASLVSALQRIDEDIAKRPTTDFRKVEIAAFAIVESSQNDSVGTFPLFGQLLTDVFATHPETATRIERLQRINREQGQ
- a CDS encoding selenium-binding family protein → MSDARSPADTEEHHHDQTEGPGYSTPQAAIEESDPEELAYVMSLYVGTDVDAPDFLSVIDVDPDSETYSEVINRVEMPNRGDELHHFGWNACSSSCHVGGLERRHLIIPGQRSSRIHVVDTKDRREPKLETVIEPEDVFEHDLSAPHTVHCIPDGEILISMLGDADGELPGGFLELNDNFEIEGRWDPPGEIEMNYDFWYQPRHNVMISTEWAAPKTYYPGFDLEDVENGKYGRRLHVWDWTEGEVEQTLDLGEEGLIPLEVRFLHSPEATHGYVGAALSSNIFHFFEEGGDWHAEKVIDIEAREHDDWEMPVPGLVTDLLVSMDDRYLFFSNWLHGDVRMYDISDPANPRMADRIWAGGHFGDSHPTGADDREVICGPQMLQLSLDGERLYWTTSLFSSWDNQFYPAEAEKGSVMLKADVDPRNGTMELDEDFLVDFGDSPHGPARAHEIRWPDGDCTSDVWQ
- a CDS encoding 2Fe-2S iron-sulfur cluster-binding protein — its product is MPDHEVILEWQDGRTERIRVDEAETILNATRNADLGLPFGCLTGACATCTGRLTEGTLTYRRPPRALKEQQQQSGHVLLCIAEPRSDCHIEVGARIQTEMMSNPWK
- a CDS encoding IMP cyclohydrolase; this encodes MYIGRFIVVAPGIGAYRVSSRSFPNRQITDRSGTLTVGPTADAPETDNPYVSYNCLRSVEDSAVIGNGSHVDPIAEKLKLGYPARDALAEALLALDYEKDDYDTPRIAGVVGSETYIGTVRNDALLVRSVSEPTIVATYERDSPDAFALDAETAEEAARTVYDLEFEHPVCAVGVTTGTEIETAIVNSD